A genomic stretch from Chitinophaga agri includes:
- a CDS encoding glycosyltransferase, translated as MISIIIPVLNEGATLRQVIKTIKKTTRKIEIIVVDDNSNDNSVEQALKENVRVITSSQRGKGISMREGMMAAKNDIVMYVDGDILTYPENIVELLTDPIVDGKADFVKSYFERQAGRVTQLVAKPLLSILFPELATFNQPLSGMVAARKSLLSNVQFENDYGVDIGLLIDLHVQGARITEVNIGRVENAMQTWEQLSKMSREVSRTILRKAENIPQENLETLGNINIIREQMEYSILESIDKLHKMVIFNLDETIFREDYLMAAATEFGFESTLKQIRGHFTDPITVIEHTATLFHERNLAELLEVADEVSLVPDIKAVVRELKKRGYTVGLITDGFECVARHVRNKLGMDFVFANRLHLFNSVATGEVTIPDYFLCTDKNAPSQPPVYCKSNILTYIADKYHVTPQNIIYVGSGADGNELLKEAGIGVAFDAVSTEAENIADKIIPGPWMEPLLQIAQASPEKFKLRLPAISKKQARRIGVGSLIGLASAGLVYLAARQLTKRKKQEVS; from the coding sequence ATGATTTCCATTATCATTCCGGTTCTGAATGAAGGGGCTACATTACGTCAGGTAATCAAAACCATCAAAAAGACGACAAGAAAAATTGAGATCATTGTGGTTGATGATAATTCCAATGACAATTCAGTAGAGCAGGCTTTGAAGGAAAATGTGCGTGTCATCACCAGTAGTCAGCGGGGTAAAGGTATATCCATGAGAGAGGGAATGATGGCGGCTAAGAATGATATTGTCATGTATGTAGATGGCGACATCCTCACCTATCCGGAGAATATAGTGGAATTACTGACAGATCCTATTGTGGATGGAAAAGCTGATTTCGTTAAATCCTATTTCGAGCGACAGGCGGGCAGAGTAACACAGCTGGTTGCCAAACCGCTCCTCAGTATTCTATTCCCGGAACTGGCTACTTTCAATCAACCACTTAGCGGCATGGTCGCAGCCAGAAAATCATTACTATCAAACGTACAGTTTGAAAATGACTACGGCGTGGATATCGGCCTGTTGATAGATCTGCATGTACAGGGCGCACGTATTACAGAAGTAAATATCGGCCGCGTCGAAAATGCCATGCAGACATGGGAGCAGCTGAGCAAGATGTCCAGAGAAGTATCACGTACAATTCTGCGTAAAGCAGAAAACATCCCGCAGGAGAACCTGGAAACACTGGGTAATATCAATATCATCCGCGAGCAAATGGAATATTCCATTCTGGAATCTATTGACAAACTCCATAAAATGGTCATCTTCAACCTGGATGAGACAATTTTCCGGGAAGACTACCTGATGGCAGCCGCTACAGAATTTGGCTTTGAGAGCACCTTGAAACAGATACGTGGACATTTCACAGATCCTATCACTGTCATTGAACACACTGCCACCCTTTTCCATGAAAGGAATCTCGCAGAACTACTGGAGGTAGCAGATGAGGTATCGCTGGTCCCTGATATTAAGGCTGTTGTACGTGAGCTAAAGAAGCGTGGATACACGGTTGGGCTTATTACAGATGGTTTCGAATGTGTAGCCCGCCATGTAAGGAATAAGCTGGGCATGGACTTCGTTTTTGCGAACAGGCTACATCTCTTTAATAGCGTGGCTACAGGAGAAGTGACTATTCCGGACTACTTCCTTTGCACAGATAAAAATGCACCTTCACAACCGCCGGTGTATTGTAAGAGCAATATATTAACCTATATTGCAGACAAATACCACGTTACACCACAAAATATTATATATGTTGGCAGTGGTGCTGATGGTAATGAGCTGTTGAAAGAAGCTGGAATCGGTGTCGCATTTGATGCAGTAAGTACAGAAGCAGAGAATATTGCAGATAAAATTATTCCCGGCCCATGGATGGAACCGTTGTTGCAGATAGCCCAGGCCAGTCCTGAGAAGTTTAAGCTTCGCTTACCAGCGATCAGCAAGAAACAGGCAAGACGGATCGGCGTAGGCAGCCTTATCGGATTAGCGTCCGCAGGTTTGGTTTACCTGGCGGCCAGGCAACTTACGAAACGAAAAAAACAAGAGGTCTCATAA